The DNA window CTCTGAAGATCGAAAAGTTTAAAATCACCAAAAAACTGGCGGAAAAGGATTTTGATGATTATTTCAACTCGGCGCCGGAGCTCGATGTTTCCAAAGAAATATTGTCTTTCCGGGATGCGGATTCTGATGTTTTTGTGTATACGGATTATGGAAGAATCGTAAATAACGGAGCATACGGTAAAATTATGAGCCACTACCCTTTCGGAAATCTTATGGGGAAAGCATACAATTCCAATTCTTCTTATAATCTGTATTTTGACAATGATAAGGTAAGACTGGTAAACAGTTATCAGCACAAAAATGAAGCGGTTCAGAAGAGCATCAATTCCGTTTACAAAGGGAAAAAGAATAAAAAGCTGACGGCTCTCATCAACGATAAAAGCATCGGATATTACGCCATTAATGTGGACGGAAATAAGTATTTTGATCTGATGTACAGCCTGTTGAAAGATTCCGGAGAAGGCGATTATCAGAAAGAAATGGAACTTGTAATGGAAACCATGAAAATTGTTCTGGATGAAAAGGCCATTACCAAGATCGCACCCGGGAACGGAATTTTTGTCCTTAACGAACTGAAATCCAAAACCGTAGAATACACCGATTATGAATACGATGATGATTATAATGAAAAGGAAGTGAAGAAAACAAAAGAAATCGCTGTTCCGAATTTCACGTTTGCTTTTGCTACGGAAAATGAAGGGTACTGGAACCGTATTTTCGATATGCTGACCACAAATAAAGTTACAGCTAAGAAATTCTCTAAAAACGGAGATTTTTATGCCTTCAGCGAAGGAAAAAATGACGGATATTTCGACAAGTTATTCTTTACGGTAAAAGACGGAATTGTCTACGTAACGACCTCAACAGAGAATATTTCATCTAAAAACCAATCGGAAATCTCTGAAAAATGGGCAAAAGATTCAGCGAAATATCCTTTGTCGGGAAGGTTTGACATTCAGAAACTAATGGTCGGACTTGAAAAAGAGTTTAAAACTCCGTCGGAAAGAAAAACGCTGGATCTTTTGAAGAAAAATCTGGGCGAAGTGTATTTTAAAACAGAAGCCAAAGGAGAAAAGATAGAAACGGAAATTAATTATAACATTAAAAATGCTTCGGAAAACAGTTTAATGTATTTCTTCGATGTTTTTGATGAAATATATAAAATGAAAGAATCTGATAAAAAGCAGCCTATTTTATAATGAAAAAAAAACTTTTTGCCTTCGTTATTTTACTTTTTGCGGGGATGGTGTATTTCGTTTTTTACCATAAACAAAATACGAAGATTTTTTCTCCGCAGGAAGCAGATGCAATCATTCTGATTGATACAAAAAAGCTAACAAGAGAATATGTTTACAGTCTTGCAAGGCATCCTTCCTTATGGTTTGAAAGCAAAGAGAAAAATACAATATCTTTTAGAAAATCGGGAGTGAAAATTCCCGATTTTTTACAGGCTTTTCATCTGAAAAATTCAAAAGTTTCGAACTGGTACAGTGTTTTTGAACTGGAAGACAAGAAGACTTTTTTATTGTTTCTGAAACAGCAGAAGTTTACGGATCTGGGGAATCAGGTGTTCAGGAAAGATCAGGTTTTTATTAAAATTTTTGGGGAAAACCTTATTATCGGAAGTTCCAATGATGATTTTGAGCGAATTAACAACCAGTTATTTCACAGTTCTCAGGCAAATCTTTTTGATGCAGACGCGCTCGTTACCAATGGATTAGGAAGCATTATTCTGAACACAAAAAAGGGCAGCCACAATCTTTCTGTCGAATTGAAACATGATGAAATTGAAATCAGAAATCAGTCTGATTCTTACGATCCTTCCCCTGCTATTTCAAGACTATTGAAGACCGATTCTTTTTTAGAGACAGAACTTGATGCTGAAAATATTAAAAACTTCGCCTTTCTTTTTGACAAAACTTTTGCAGATTCTTCATCTATCAGTAAGCTAAAAGCTTCTGTACATCTGGAAGAGGAGAATGACACGATCATTACTTACAGCTACGATGATAATTTTAATGAAGTTGAAAAGAAAACGTTCCAAAAGATCATCCAACCGAATTATGTCATTGATTTTCAATGTTTAAACCCTGAAAAGACGGAGCTGTATTTTCAGAATAAAAAATGGATCAATGCCCAGAATCAGTTCACAGCAATTCCTTTTCAGCCTAACCTCATCACTCAGAAAAGCAAAGGTTTTGAAATAAAATCTACAAGAAAACCAGTTCAGCAGTCTTTCAATCTGAATGAAAATTATATTTTTGTAAAAAATAATCCGTTATTGCTGTCTTTTTTAAAAACATCATCCCCTAAGGAAAAGAAAATGATTTCCGATATTGATTATATTTTTTACGGAAACAGAGATCAGGATTATTGTCTGAAAGTACAGTTTAAAAAAGATGACCTTCCTTTGATTTTAAGGTGGTAAAAAATTTAAAATTCAATGGATGCTTCGTATATTGCCATACTGAAAACGTTTACACATTACTTCCTTCATTTCGTTTTTCCGGTGTTTATTGCTTTACTGTTTTACAGGGAAAACTGGAAGAAAGTGTACCTTATTCTTCTGGCAACGATGCTGGTAGATTTGGATCATCTTTTTGCAGATCCTATTTTTGATCCTAACCGTGGAAGCATCGGTTTTCATTTTTTACATTCCTATTACGCCATTGCAGTATATTTTTTGATGCTTTTCTTTAAAGGAAATACGAGGATTGTAGCAATCGGACTTCTTTTTCATATGTTTACCGATTTTCAGGATTTTTATTTCTGGAGCCATTAAAATACCATTAATATTTTCTTTCGACATTTCAAAAGTCATCGATTTTTTGTATTTTAGGAACAGTTATGAAATTGAAAGAATTTTTACATTATACGTACATTTTTCCCATTCTTGCAGTTGGTTATTATTTTTCCGGACTGATGGGAACGGGTGTTCTATCTGATGTAATTGCCGGAATTTTATTAACGGGCAGTGTTTTATCTGCAGTGCATCACGCGGAAGTTGTCGCACATAAAGTAGGTGAACCTTTTGGAACTATTATTCTTGCGCTGTGTATTACAATCATTGAAGTGGCGCTGATTATTTCGCTGATGGTTGCGGGAGGAGATCAGGCGATTACGCTTGCAAGAGATACGGTTTTTGCTGCGGTGATGCTTATTCTTAATGGAATTTTAGGAATCTGTATTTTGGTGGGCGGCGTGAAATATTACGAACAGTTTTTCGCAAGAACTTCCGCCACAACTTATCTGGTTAGTATTGTTTCCATCCTGATTTTGACTTTGGTTCTTCCGAATTTCACGTCCAGCGTAAACGGACCTTTTTACAATCAGGCACAACTGATTTTTGTTTCTATTGCCTGCCTTGTGATTTATGGTGTGTTTCTGATGGTACAGACGATCCGTCACAGAAATTATTTTATCGTTCCGGAAGAGCAATCAGAAGAAAATTATATTCCTTCGGTTTCAAAAACGGTGATCAGTTTTACTTTTCTGGTGATTTGTCTGGCGATTGTTGTTATGATGGCAAAAGGACTTTCTGCCACAATTGAAAATATGGTGCAGAGTTTGGGCGCTCCAAAATCTCTGGTCGGAGTCATTATCGCAGCGGTTGTTCTGCTTCCGGAAGGTGTTGCGGCGATTCGGGCGGCTCGAAGCAATCAGATCCAGTCGAGTTTAAATCTTGCTTTGGGTTCTGCTTTAGCAAGTATCGGACTTACCATTCCTGCGGTTTCTGTGGTTTGTATTTTGTATGATATTCCGCTGGTTTTAGGTCTGGACAAGAAAGATATTATTCTGCTTTCTCTTTCTGTTTTTATCGTGATGCTTTCTTTAAGCCGCGGAAAAACAAATATTCTCTACGGAACGGTTTTATTGGTAAACCTTGCAGCCTACATTTTCACGGTAATTGTTCCGTAACTTAAAAAAACACTGAACTCACAACAAAGAACTTTAAACCATTAGAGTCTTCTTGCGAGTTCCATTTTGAAAGCCATCAGTTTGGCAATGTTTTCAGATTTGTAAATTGCCAGATCTGCATTTTCTCCCACAAAATTTTCTTCAACTGTCGTCTTCCAGAGATTCAGCCAACGATCGAAATGATGCTGTTCCATCGCCTGAATTTCATTAACCGGAAAATGAACGCCCATCGGATTTCCTTTGTACGACATCTGCCCGAAAAGAATAGATTCCCAAAATGAATACATCTTCGGCAAATGACTATCCCAGTTCACTTTAGCAATATCATTAAAGAAAAAGCCAATAACCTCATCTTTAACGACTTTAGCATAAAACGAATTCACCAGATGTTCAATATCCTCTCTTGATTCTAATTTTTTCATACACCAAAGTTAGCATAAAATTGTGTGGAAATGTTTT is part of the Chryseobacterium indicum genome and encodes:
- a CDS encoding DUF6122 family protein, with the protein product MDASYIAILKTFTHYFLHFVFPVFIALLFYRENWKKVYLILLATMLVDLDHLFADPIFDPNRGSIGFHFLHSYYAIAVYFLMLFFKGNTRIVAIGLLFHMFTDFQDFYFWSH
- a CDS encoding calcium:proton antiporter, with product MKLKEFLHYTYIFPILAVGYYFSGLMGTGVLSDVIAGILLTGSVLSAVHHAEVVAHKVGEPFGTIILALCITIIEVALIISLMVAGGDQAITLARDTVFAAVMLILNGILGICILVGGVKYYEQFFARTSATTYLVSIVSILILTLVLPNFTSSVNGPFYNQAQLIFVSIACLVIYGVFLMVQTIRHRNYFIVPEEQSEENYIPSVSKTVISFTFLVICLAIVVMMAKGLSATIENMVQSLGAPKSLVGVIIAAVVLLPEGVAAIRAARSNQIQSSLNLALGSALASIGLTIPAVSVVCILYDIPLVLGLDKKDIILLSLSVFIVMLSLSRGKTNILYGTVLLVNLAAYIFTVIVP
- a CDS encoding group III truncated hemoglobin produces the protein MKKLESREDIEHLVNSFYAKVVKDEVIGFFFNDIAKVNWDSHLPKMYSFWESILFGQMSYKGNPMGVHFPVNEIQAMEQHHFDRWLNLWKTTVEENFVGENADLAIYKSENIAKLMAFKMELARRL